A stretch of the Vigna radiata var. radiata cultivar VC1973A chromosome 7, Vradiata_ver6, whole genome shotgun sequence genome encodes the following:
- the LOC106765842 gene encoding uncharacterized protein LOC106765842 isoform X2, whose amino-acid sequence MTNLLIQTEEPSQSQTPLLISIQHQQQAEQNGDTNTNSNNNDTKENDDGDDDRENDYDDELEEESEVEESLARLEWFLTVLGFNQHSVSSLVVSWSVFAAVGVAAPLVALSMCKCSECDRYEIQSFEMVIVAFQATLAAVSLICLSHNLRKYGLRRFLFVDRYTGKIHCFHRDYVAQISGSMRLLFLWVLPCFLLKTAREIIRIFYVQHGSWLLSFAILSALIISWTYMSTISLSACILFHLVCSLQVIHFDDYGKLLQRESDVIVLMEEHIRLRYHLSKISHRFRIYLLLEFLVVTASQVVTLLQVTGYGEMLTFINGGDFAVSTLVQVVGIIICLHAATRISHRAQGIVSLASRWHAMLTCTSSEAPQLRSSASAGTLEAANHLNSIHLDYSESDLESMDYAGMFSNTQWTSYVSSHHKRQAFGGFHAYYFLQICSDVFADKSRRNNNIWMDSGSVSSQHDFFP is encoded by the exons ATGACTAATCTGCTAATACAAACAGAAGAACCCTCTCAGAGTCAAACCCCGCTTCTAATTTCAattcaacatcaacaacaagCAGAGCAAAATGGGGATACTAATACTAATAGCAATAATAATGATACTAAGGAGAACGATGATGGTGACGATGACAGAGAGAATGATTATGACGATGAGCTGGAAGAGGAGAGTGAAGTGGAGGAGAGCTTGGCGCGGTTGGAGTGGTTTCTGACGGTGTTAGGGTTCAACCAGCACTCGGTGTCGAGTTTGGTGGTTTCGTGGAGCGTGTTTGCGGCGGTTGGAGTGGCGGCGCCACTTGTGGCGCTGTCCATGTGTAAGTGCTCGGAGTGCGATAGGTATGAAATTCAGAGCTTTGAAATGGTGATCGTGGCGTTTCAGGCGACTCTCGCCGCCGTATCCTTGATCTGTCTCTCTCACAACCTCCGCAAGTACGGTCTCCGCAGGTTCCTCTTCGTCGACCGCTACACCGGAAAGATACATTGCTTTCACCGCGACTATGTCGCTCAGATTTCG GGATCTATGCGCTTGCTTTTTCTGTGGGTTTTGCCATGTTTCCTTCTGAAGACCGCTCGAGAAATCATTCGCATTTTCTATGTTCAACATGGGTCCTGGTTGCTTTCATTCGCTATTCTATCAGCTTTGATTATATCCTGGACCTATATGAGTACAATTTCTCTGTCAGCCTGCATTTTATTTCACTTGGTCTGTAGTTTGCAAGTGATCCATTTTGATGATTATGGGAAGCTCTTGCAAAGGGAAAGTGATGTTATAGTTCTTATGGAAGAGCACATTCGGTTGCGTTATCATCTCTCCAAGATAAGTCATAGGTTCAGAATCTATCTGCTTCTGGAGTTCTTGGTTGTCACAGCTAGCCAGGTAGTGACGCTTTTGCAGGTCACTGGTTATGGTGAGATGCTTACATTCATTAATGGTGGAGACTTTGCT gTATCCACACTTGTTCAGGTGGTGGGCATCATCATTTGTTTGCATGCCGCAACAAGAATTTCTCATAGAGCTCAAGGCATTGTTTCCCTTGCAAGCAGGTGGCATGCAATGCTAACATGCACATCTTCTGAGGCACCACAATTGAGGAGCTCTGCTAGTGCTGGGACATTGGAGGCTGCAAACCATTTGAATTCTATACATTTAGACTATTCTGAAAGTGATCTAGAGTCAATGGATTATGCTGGAATGTTTTCAAATACCCAATGGACTTCTTATGTGTCTTCACATCACAAGAGACAAGCTTTTG
- the LOC106765842 gene encoding uncharacterized protein LOC106765842 isoform X1, producing MTNLLIQTEEPSQSQTPLLISIQHQQQAEQNGDTNTNSNNNDTKENDDGDDDRENDYDDELEEESEVEESLARLEWFLTVLGFNQHSVSSLVVSWSVFAAVGVAAPLVALSMCKCSECDRYEIQSFEMVIVAFQATLAAVSLICLSHNLRKYGLRRFLFVDRYTGKIHCFHRDYVAQISGSMRLLFLWVLPCFLLKTAREIIRIFYVQHGSWLLSFAILSALIISWTYMSTISLSACILFHLVCSLQVIHFDDYGKLLQRESDVIVLMEEHIRLRYHLSKISHRFRIYLLLEFLVVTASQVVTLLQVTGYGEMLTFINGGDFAVSTLVQVVGIIICLHAATRISHRAQGIVSLASRWHAMLTCTSSEAPQLRSSASAGTLEAANHLNSIHLDYSESDLESMDYAGMFSNTQWTSYVSSHHKRQAFVMYLQTNPGGITIFGWTVDRSLVNTIFFLELSLVTFVLGQTLI from the exons ATGACTAATCTGCTAATACAAACAGAAGAACCCTCTCAGAGTCAAACCCCGCTTCTAATTTCAattcaacatcaacaacaagCAGAGCAAAATGGGGATACTAATACTAATAGCAATAATAATGATACTAAGGAGAACGATGATGGTGACGATGACAGAGAGAATGATTATGACGATGAGCTGGAAGAGGAGAGTGAAGTGGAGGAGAGCTTGGCGCGGTTGGAGTGGTTTCTGACGGTGTTAGGGTTCAACCAGCACTCGGTGTCGAGTTTGGTGGTTTCGTGGAGCGTGTTTGCGGCGGTTGGAGTGGCGGCGCCACTTGTGGCGCTGTCCATGTGTAAGTGCTCGGAGTGCGATAGGTATGAAATTCAGAGCTTTGAAATGGTGATCGTGGCGTTTCAGGCGACTCTCGCCGCCGTATCCTTGATCTGTCTCTCTCACAACCTCCGCAAGTACGGTCTCCGCAGGTTCCTCTTCGTCGACCGCTACACCGGAAAGATACATTGCTTTCACCGCGACTATGTCGCTCAGATTTCG GGATCTATGCGCTTGCTTTTTCTGTGGGTTTTGCCATGTTTCCTTCTGAAGACCGCTCGAGAAATCATTCGCATTTTCTATGTTCAACATGGGTCCTGGTTGCTTTCATTCGCTATTCTATCAGCTTTGATTATATCCTGGACCTATATGAGTACAATTTCTCTGTCAGCCTGCATTTTATTTCACTTGGTCTGTAGTTTGCAAGTGATCCATTTTGATGATTATGGGAAGCTCTTGCAAAGGGAAAGTGATGTTATAGTTCTTATGGAAGAGCACATTCGGTTGCGTTATCATCTCTCCAAGATAAGTCATAGGTTCAGAATCTATCTGCTTCTGGAGTTCTTGGTTGTCACAGCTAGCCAGGTAGTGACGCTTTTGCAGGTCACTGGTTATGGTGAGATGCTTACATTCATTAATGGTGGAGACTTTGCT gTATCCACACTTGTTCAGGTGGTGGGCATCATCATTTGTTTGCATGCCGCAACAAGAATTTCTCATAGAGCTCAAGGCATTGTTTCCCTTGCAAGCAGGTGGCATGCAATGCTAACATGCACATCTTCTGAGGCACCACAATTGAGGAGCTCTGCTAGTGCTGGGACATTGGAGGCTGCAAACCATTTGAATTCTATACATTTAGACTATTCTGAAAGTGATCTAGAGTCAATGGATTATGCTGGAATGTTTTCAAATACCCAATGGACTTCTTATGTGTCTTCACATCACAAGAGACAAGCTTTTG
- the LOC106765842 gene encoding uncharacterized protein LOC106765842 isoform X3, with translation MTNLLIQTEEPSQSQTPLLISIQHQQQAEQNGDTNTNSNNNDTKENDDGDDDRENDYDDELEEESEVEESLARLEWFLTVLGFNQHSVSSLVVSWSVFAAVGVAAPLVALSMCKCSECDRYEIQSFEMVIVAFQATLAAVSLICLSHNLRKYGLRRFLFVDRYTGKIHCFHRDYVAQISGSMRLLFLWVLPCFLLKTAREIIRIFYVQHGSWLLSFAILSALIISWTYMSTISLSACILFHLVCSLQVIHFDDYGKLLQRESDVIVLMEEHIRLRYHLSKISHRFRIYLLLEFLVVTASQVVTLLQVTGYGEMLTFINGGDFAVSTLVQVVGIIICLHAATRISHRAQGIVSLASRWHAMLTCTSSEAPQLRSSASAGTLEAANHLNSIHLDYSESDLESMDYAGMFSNTQWTSYVSSHHKRQAFEC, from the exons ATGACTAATCTGCTAATACAAACAGAAGAACCCTCTCAGAGTCAAACCCCGCTTCTAATTTCAattcaacatcaacaacaagCAGAGCAAAATGGGGATACTAATACTAATAGCAATAATAATGATACTAAGGAGAACGATGATGGTGACGATGACAGAGAGAATGATTATGACGATGAGCTGGAAGAGGAGAGTGAAGTGGAGGAGAGCTTGGCGCGGTTGGAGTGGTTTCTGACGGTGTTAGGGTTCAACCAGCACTCGGTGTCGAGTTTGGTGGTTTCGTGGAGCGTGTTTGCGGCGGTTGGAGTGGCGGCGCCACTTGTGGCGCTGTCCATGTGTAAGTGCTCGGAGTGCGATAGGTATGAAATTCAGAGCTTTGAAATGGTGATCGTGGCGTTTCAGGCGACTCTCGCCGCCGTATCCTTGATCTGTCTCTCTCACAACCTCCGCAAGTACGGTCTCCGCAGGTTCCTCTTCGTCGACCGCTACACCGGAAAGATACATTGCTTTCACCGCGACTATGTCGCTCAGATTTCG GGATCTATGCGCTTGCTTTTTCTGTGGGTTTTGCCATGTTTCCTTCTGAAGACCGCTCGAGAAATCATTCGCATTTTCTATGTTCAACATGGGTCCTGGTTGCTTTCATTCGCTATTCTATCAGCTTTGATTATATCCTGGACCTATATGAGTACAATTTCTCTGTCAGCCTGCATTTTATTTCACTTGGTCTGTAGTTTGCAAGTGATCCATTTTGATGATTATGGGAAGCTCTTGCAAAGGGAAAGTGATGTTATAGTTCTTATGGAAGAGCACATTCGGTTGCGTTATCATCTCTCCAAGATAAGTCATAGGTTCAGAATCTATCTGCTTCTGGAGTTCTTGGTTGTCACAGCTAGCCAGGTAGTGACGCTTTTGCAGGTCACTGGTTATGGTGAGATGCTTACATTCATTAATGGTGGAGACTTTGCT gTATCCACACTTGTTCAGGTGGTGGGCATCATCATTTGTTTGCATGCCGCAACAAGAATTTCTCATAGAGCTCAAGGCATTGTTTCCCTTGCAAGCAGGTGGCATGCAATGCTAACATGCACATCTTCTGAGGCACCACAATTGAGGAGCTCTGCTAGTGCTGGGACATTGGAGGCTGCAAACCATTTGAATTCTATACATTTAGACTATTCTGAAAGTGATCTAGAGTCAATGGATTATGCTGGAATGTTTTCAAATACCCAATGGACTTCTTATGTGTCTTCACATCACAAGAGACAAGCTTTTG